In Planctomycetota bacterium, the DNA window AAGTGGCTCGAGATGACGCCGGGCCGGCCGCCCAGTGCATCGACGATGAGGCCCGAATCGTCGGCGAGGCACGGCCTGCCGACCTGCACTGCGTAGCCGCGCGCCTTGATGGTCGCATTCTCCAGGAAGGTGGTTCCGTCCTCCGCGGGCTCGGTGGTCGGGGTTGCGACCTCGCCCAGCCCGATGACGCGGAGGCCGAGCGCCGCGAAGATGGGCCGCAGCTCCGCGACCTTGCCCGGGTTGTTCGTCGCGAGCACGACGTCGATGGCGGGATCGAGGGATGCCGGGCGGGCCATTGGATCCAGCGTAGCCGGCGACGCGAGCACGTCCGGCCGGCGGCGCGTCGTTCGGGTCGGCCTACACTCGCGCAATGCCCACGCTGACCGAGCCCGATCTGTTCGACGAGCTGCGCCTCGCGGACGATCCTCGCGTCCTCGTGGACGCCTCGGCGTCCGCCGATGCCATCCAGAGCACGAACCCCACCACGGGCGCCCCGCTCGCGGGCGTGCGCAGCAACACGAGCAGCGATCTCGAGGACGCCATCGAGCGCAGCCGCGAGGCCTTCCGCCGTTGGCGGGAGGTCCCGGCGCCGAAGCGGGGCGAGGTCGTGCGCGCCATCGGCGACGAGCTGCGCGCTCATCGGACCGCGCTGGGACGCCTCGTGAGCCTGGAGGTCGGCAAGATCGCCAGCGAGGGCGTCGGCGAGGTGCAGGAGACCATCGACATCGCCGACTACGCGGTCGGGCTGTCCCGCATGCTCGGCGGCCGCACGATCCCCAGCGAGCGCGAGGGCCACCGGCTCATGGAGCAATGGCACCCGCTCGGTCCCGTCGGCGTCATTACGGCGTTCAACTTCCCCAACGCGGTGTGGGGGTGGAACGCGATGATCGCGGCGGTGTGCGGCGACACGGTGCTGTGGAAGCCCAGCCTGCTGGCGCCGCTCACGGCCATCGCCACCAACGCCATCGCCGATCGTGTCGCGCGGGACATGGGCCACGACGGCGTGTTCCAGCTGATCATCGGGACCGACGACGAGATCGGCGAGCCGATGGTCGGCGATCGTCGGCTGCCCTTGATCAGCGCGACGGGCTCGTGCCGGATGGGACGCCACGTCGGCGCGCGGGTCGCCGAACGGCTCGGCCGCTGCCTGCTGGAACTCGGGGGCAACAACGCGGCGATCGTCGAGCCCGACGCCGACCTGGATCTCGCCGTCCCGACCCTGCTGTTCGGCGCCGTGGGCACCGCCGGCCAGCGCTGCACGACGACCCGCCGGCTGCTCGTGCACGAGAGCATCGCCGACGAGCTGCTGCCCAGGCTGGTGGAGGGCTACGAGCATGCGGCCATCGGCGATCCGCTGGCCGAGGGCACGCTCGTCGGGCCGCTCATCCACGCCGAAGCGGGCGATGCATTCGACCGGGCGATCGAGGTGGCGCGGGCGCAGGGGGGCGAGGTGCTCGCCGGCGGCCGCCGCGCCCAGCCCGTGGGTGGCGATGGCACGCCGCTGGGCGGCTGCTTCGTCGAGCCGACGATCATCCGCGCGCCCGCCGGCGGCGCCCTGCCGATCGCCGACGAGGAGACCTTCGCGCCGATCCTGTACGTGTTCACGTACCGCGATCTCGACGAGGCCATCGCCATGCAGAACGCCGTGGACCAGGGGCTGAGCTCGGCCATCCTGACGTCGTCCATCGCGGCGGGCGAGCGATTCCTCTCGCACGCGGGCAGCGACTGCGGCATCGCCAACGTCAACGTGGGCACGAGCGGGGCCGAGATCGGCGGGGCCTTCGGCGGCGAGAAGGACACCGGCGGCGGACGCGAAGCCGGCTCGGATTCGTGGAAGGCCTACATGCGTCGGCAGACGTGCACGATCAACTACGGCGGTCGGCTGCGGCTGGCCCAGGGGGTGCGCTTTGGCTGACTCCGGGCAGCAGACCGATCCGACCGCCGACGCGTTGGCCTGGGCGGCCGTTGCCGACGTGCAATCCGGGCAGGTCGTGGGATTGGGATCCGGACGCACTGCGCGGCGGGGCATCCAGGCGCTGGCGCACCGCATCCACCACGAGGGGCTCGACATCGCGTGCGTGTCGACCAGCGAGGCGAGCACCGTCTACGCCCACGAGCTGGACATCACCATCAGCGAATTCGCGACCATCGAACGGGTCGACTACCTCTTCGACGGCGCCGACGAGGTCGACGACGAGCTGCGGATGCTCAAGGGCGCGGGCGGCTCGGTCACGCGCGAGCGGCTGGTGGCGCGAGCCGCCGAACGCCGCGTCTACCTGGTCGAGGAGGTCAAGCTCGTTGAGGCCCTGGGCGAGCGTACGCCGCTGGCCGTTGCGATCATGGCCTTCGGCCTCGCGTCCATCCGGGCGGCGCTGCGAGACCTCGGGTTGTCGGGGGTCATCCGCCGCTCGATGGACGGCTCGCTCTACCTGACCGACAACGGCAATTTAATCCTCGACGTCGATCTCAAGAACGGCGGGCACGACCACGAGCGACTCGCCCGGGCCCTGACGTGCACGCCGGGCGTCATCGACCACGGCATGTTCCTCCACGAGGCTTCAGAGGTGCTCGTGCAGCGCGAGGACGGCTCGATTGAGCGGCTCATGCGGCCGCTCGGCTAGCAGCCCGCGTCGAAAGCCGTCTGGAACGCCAGGAAGTCGAAGATCGTCAGCACGCCGTCGGCGTCGAAGTCGGCCCGCGGGTCACCCGCGTCGAACAGGGTGCTGAAGGCCAGGAAATCGAAGAGCGTCAGCTTGCCGTCGCCGTCGAGGTCGGCGTCGCACGCGCGCACCATGAAGGGCGTGTGGCCGATCTCATCGTCCAGCCCGGTGTTCCGCCGCAGGATGGTCGCGAGCGTCTGCCGCTCGACCAGCCGCACCATGTCGCTGGGCAGATACGCCTCGTACCAGAAGCGATCGCCGTCGCGCAGCCGGGCGAACTGGTCGGCCAGCACCCGCCGAAGCGTCTTGCCCGCCATCGCGCCGGGCTCGTGGGGCTCGGCGAGCATCCCGATCCACGGATCGATGTGGTCGACCTTGTCATAGGCGACGGCCAGCCGGGCCCACACGGCGGGGTCCGGGTTGATCTGGTCGAATTGGCCGACGGACGGGTAGCCGCACTCGACGCGGACGTCGTTGTAGCCGGGAAGGCCGTGGTCGCGGCCCCGCTGCAGGTTGAGGGCCGCCAGATCGAATCCGCCCGCGCCCGGCGGGCCGAACAGGAAGTTGCGGACCTCGTCGACGACCATGGTGTCGATCTCCTGGGCGCGCTGCATCGCCAGGCCGCGGAGCACCGAGTCCACGCCGTGGTCGACGATCTCGGCGGGGTTGAAGAATGCGCCCGCCAGCGAGATGTCGCCCTCGGCCGCGGGCTCGCCCGAGCGGTCCCGTCGCAGCAGCACGCCCGAGAGCATGCTGTGCCCGAAGCGGTACGCCGCCGCGGCGAACACGTTGGTGATGCTCGGATCGACGTCCGGGTCGTAGCCCGCGTAGGGCGGGATGGCGTCGGGCCCCAGCAGTAGCGGCAGGAACTCGTTGTAGGTGATCGCCTGCATTTCGGCGGCCACGATCGCCCGCGCCCGCTCGTAGATCTCGTCGCCAGACAGCGTCGGGTCGGCCGCACGGATCTCGATCGCCCAGTGGTTGTGCTCCCGCACGAAGAGCGTGTGCATCGCGATCAACCCGATCTGCTCGTTCGCGCGGACGTCGCCGCCCAGGAAGAGCGTCGGGTCGTCGGCGGTGGGGGCGTTGGGGAAGCCGTTGACGTTGAACGGCATGAGATCGCCGTCGCTGGTCTTGAGCATGCCGGTGCCGTCGAGGGTGCGCAGCTCGGCGGCGCGGGCGGCATCCGAGCCATACACGTTCGAGGCATCGATGAACGCCGTGATGTGGTTGACCTGCTCGCGGCGACCTTCGACCACCTCGTAGCCCGAGCGATCGAGCGGAATGCGGACCGCGCCGGTGCCCATCGGATCGAACCATGGGTCGCCGCTGGGCACCACGACGTCGAACGCCTCGATCGGGTCGGCGATGGGCGTCTCGGTGATGTCGTGGTCCAGGAACTGGCCCCACTGCCACAGGTAGTCCGAGACGCCGCGCAGGTTGGGCACATCGCCGGTGTCGAGCGCCGCGGCGTTGCTCACGCGGCGGGGGCTCGGGCCGTCCAGGCGGGCGGGCACGTCGCCGGCCGCATCGCCGTAGGCGGGGGCCATCTGCCGCAGGAAGGGCGTGCCCGCCGACCCCAGCAGCGGCCTTGTGGGGTTGTTGAAGGTGCCGTCGATGGTGCGGAACTCGTCGGGGAAGACGGCGGGGCCGCCGGGCGGGGCGTCGATGCCGATCCGCGGCGCGAGCAGCGACCGATCGTCGCTCCGCGTGAGGTACGGCCGCTGCACCAGCGAACTGCGGCGCGGCGCGAGGTCCGTGTGATCGGCTGGGTCGCCGCCCGCGGTCTGGGCCACGCCCGGCGAGGACAGCAGGAGGATCGGACAGGCGAGTCCAGCGAGCGCGCAGCGAGCATTGATCATCTCTGTTCTCCTCCATCCCCCGTCGCGTCGCCGAGTTGAAGTATGCCCCAGGCCGCCGCAAGGGGTCGCAATCGCGGAACCCGGAGTTGGCGTTTGTCGGGCATATCCGGCCGCTCGCGGGGTTATCGGGGTCGGCGTCCTCCGCACCCGGTCCGCGTTGCGGCGGATCGGGATTCTCTGAATTGTACTCGGGAAAACGCCAATCTCGGCGCGCGATTGTGGTTCGCCCGCCGCCGGCTAGCAGGCCGTCAGGGCGGAGGATGGGGCGGCGCTCGTCCCGGCGGCCGCGTCGAGGGCCTGGCTCAGGTCGGCGAGGATCGCCTCGGGCGGCTCTAGCCCTACCGACAGCCGCAGCAGGCCCTCCGAGATGCCGCACGCCAGCCGCTGCTCGGGTGGCACGTCGGCGTGGGTCATGCTGGCCGAATGGGTCACGAGCGTCTCGACCGACCCGACGTGCTCGACGAGCGTGCACAGCTCCAGCCGCTCGGCAACCCGCCGCGCTGACTCGAGGCCGCCGGCGACCTCGAAGGAGACGACGCCGCCGTGCGCCCCGGCGTGCTGGGTTTCCGCCAGAGTGCGCTGCTGGCCCTCCGCGAGCGACGGGTGCCGCACCCGTTCGACGGCGTCGTGCTGCGCGAGCCACTCGGCGATCCGCTGCGCGCTCGCCGACTGCCGCTCGAGCCGGAGGGGCAGCGTCTTGAGTCCGTTGATGGTCAGCCACGCGTTGAAGGGCGTCTGGATCGCGCCGGTGCACTTGCGGATGAAGCGGATGCGCTCCAGCAGGTCCGTGTCGCGGCTCACGAGCGCGCCGCCGAGCGCCACCGAGTGGCCGTCGACGAACTTCGTCGTCGAATAAACCGAGACGTCGGCGCCGAGATCGAGCGGCTGCTGCAGTGCGGCGGTGAGGAACGTGTTGTCGACGGCGAGCAACGCGCCCGCCTGCCGCGCGATCGAGGCCACGCCGGCGATGTCGGTGATCTCCAGCGTCGGGTTCGAGGGCGTCTCGACGAAGACCAGCCGCGTGTTCGGCCGGACGGCCGTGCGCACGGCGTCGAGGTCGGTCGTGTCTACGAAGGTCGTCTCGACGCCGAGCTCGGGCAGGACCTGCTGCAGCAGCCGGACGGTCCCGCCGTAGACCGATCGCCCGCAGATCGCGTGGTCGTGGGCCCGCAGAACGGCGAGGAAGAGCGCGGTTTCGGCGGCCAGGCCCGTCGTGAAGCACGCGGCGGGCGGCGCGTGCTCGAGGCGGCCGAGTGCTTGCTCCAGCGTCGCGACGGTCGGGTTGGACACCCTCGAGTACTGGTGCTCGGGGTCGGTGCCCACGCGGCTGCGGCCGTAGGTGGTGCTCTGCACGAGCGGGGCCACCAGCGGATCGCCGTCGGCGGGTCCGTGGCCGACGCCGGGGCACAGCGCGGCAGCCCGCTCGTGCGGATCGTGACTTAGATCAAATGGCTCGAATGCGATGGATCGTCCCATGCCGTGAACTCCTCACAGCATCGAAAGCGTCCAGTGCTGGCGTGGAACGCGGCGACATCGCCGCTGCTGTTTTGGCGTCGGCTGCACGCCGCTCGCCCGCATCGCTCCCCACGCCGGGGCTGGCCTCGGCACCGCGACTCGCGTGAGCGAGCTCGGTTGCCGCCCGGAACCTGTCGGAGGCATTCCGGGACTCTTGATGCGCCGCAAATGTAGACCGGCGGCTCGCCGAGCGTCAAGCAACCCCTTGCGGTCGAGTGGCCGGCGTCGCGTTACGCGCGGCCGATGACGACCGCGCCGCACTGGCCGCCCAGCCCGTGCGTGCACACGAGCACACGTCCGAGCTCGGCATCGCGCGCGGGGGCCGCCGCGGCGTTCAGGCCGTCGGCGGGAGAGCCCGTCTGGACGCGGGCGGGCAGCCGCTGGTGTTGCACGGAGAGTGCGGCGGCGGCCGCCTGCAGCGCGCCGGTGGCGGCCATGCACTCGCCAACGCACGGCGTGATCCACGCCAGCTCGACCGTCTCGGCGTGTTCGCCCAGGGCCAGCCGCAGGCCGTGCATCTCCGCCTCGTCCATCGCGGGCTCGCAGGCGGCGTGGCAGAAGACCGCGTCGATGCTGCCGGCGCTCACGCCCGCGTCGTCGAGGGCGCCGGTGATCGCGCGGGCGAGGCCCTCGTCCAGCCCGTCGGGCCGGCCCCCTGCGCGGCGACCGAGGCCGGCGATCGGCGGCGAGCCCGCGTCGCCCCAGCCCTCGGGCACCGCCTGGGCCGATCCGAAGCCCAGGATCATCGCCCGCGGCGTGGCGCCCGCACGCGCGGCCTGCGGCGTGCCGGGCCGCTCGAGCACCAGGATCGCCGCCCCCTCGCCCGGCACGGCGCCCGCCGCGCTCGGGTCGAAGGGCCGCATCCAGGCGTCCACCGGCCGGTCGTCGCCCCGCGTGTCGGCGTAGCGGCCCGCCAGAAAGACCCGTTGGGATGCGACCGGGTTGACGCGGGAATCGCCGCTGCCGGCGAAGCATGCGTCGGCCATGCCCCGCTCGATGATCCGCACCGACTCGCCCAGGCTCAGCAGGCCGCTGGCCTCGGCGCACAGCAGGGTGTTGCTGGGGCCCTTGGCCTGGTGCAGGATCGAGATGTGGCACGCGAGCATGTTGGGCAGGTACTTGAGCATCCACAGCGGGCTGAGGGCATCCATGCCGCCCTGCCCCCACGCGGCCATGTCCCAGTTGCCGTCGGCGTCCGCGGAGCCGGCCATCGCCCGCGCCAGCTCCCCGGGGTCGGTCGCGATCAGGCCCGCTCCCACGTGCGTGCCCAGCCGGTGCGACGCGTAGGTCGGGTCGGCGGCCTCGCCCTCGCTCGCGGGCGTGACGAGCGCCGCGTCGTGGACGGCGTTGGCCGCCGCGGCCACCGCAAGCCCAACGTCCCGCACCATCACCTTCGCGGCCTTGCGGTAGTGCTTGGGCAGGTGGTCGCGGATGGCGAAGCCGGGCGTCTCGGCCGCCAGCGTGCAGTGCATCTTCGACGCGTCGAACAGCGTCGGTGGGGCAATGGGCACGCGGCCCTCGCACAGGCCCGTCCAGAACGCGTCGGCTCCGATGCCCAGGGCGCTCGCCACGCCGATGCCGGTAATCGCGATGGGTTCCGCCACGGCCCAGTGTACCGCGGCTGCTCGCGGGCGGGCACGCCGCCCGCGCGGCGGCGGGTCATCCGCCGAGGGCATGCCTGCCGATATCCAACCCGGTGGCGGGCGCCTCGGCGGCGCTCCTCGGGGTGATCGCATGGGCCGATCGGGGCGTGGCATCGATGCGGGGTGGCCGCTGCTGGTCGCCGGGCTTGCGCTCGTGGCGGCGGTGGTGCTTGTGCCCGCGCACGAATCGCTCCGCCAGACGCGGTTCGAGCGGGACAAGCTGCTGGCGATGGACGCCCAGGGCCGCGAGCGGGTCCGCCGGCTGGCCCGCTACCTCGCCGCCCTCGAGCGGGGTGAGCCCGGCCTGGTCCGGTCGCTGGCCTTCGACCAGATGCGGCTGATCCCCGAGGGCCGCACGCCGCTGCTACCCCCGGCTCCGCTCGGCCCGGTGGACGTGTTCGACGCGCTCGACCCGCCGCCGGTGACGGTGCCCGCCGTCCAGCCGATCGACTCGATGCTCGGCCGGTGGGCGCTTGACCGCGGGCTGCGGCCCTGGCTGCTGGCCGCGGGGGCCATGATGGCCTTCGTGGGCGTGCTGCCGCAGAGCCGTCCTAGGGCCGGCCGCTGACCGCTTACCATTACCCCGGTGACGCAAGCCAGCGAGACATCGAGGGTCGAGGGGCCGCGATTCGCCTTCCGGCGGCGGCACCGGCTGAGCGGATCCAGGGCGTTCCAGGCCGTCTACGCCGGCAAGGTTCGCAAGGCCTCGGGCCCGCTGGTCGTCTTCCTGACGCCCAACGAGATCGGCCAGCCGAGGCTGGGGCTCTCGGTGGGCCGCCG includes these proteins:
- a CDS encoding aldehyde dehydrogenase family protein; the encoded protein is MPTLTEPDLFDELRLADDPRVLVDASASADAIQSTNPTTGAPLAGVRSNTSSDLEDAIERSREAFRRWREVPAPKRGEVVRAIGDELRAHRTALGRLVSLEVGKIASEGVGEVQETIDIADYAVGLSRMLGGRTIPSEREGHRLMEQWHPLGPVGVITAFNFPNAVWGWNAMIAAVCGDTVLWKPSLLAPLTAIATNAIADRVARDMGHDGVFQLIIGTDDEIGEPMVGDRRLPLISATGSCRMGRHVGARVAERLGRCLLELGGNNAAIVEPDADLDLAVPTLLFGAVGTAGQRCTTTRRLLVHESIADELLPRLVEGYEHAAIGDPLAEGTLVGPLIHAEAGDAFDRAIEVARAQGGEVLAGGRRAQPVGGDGTPLGGCFVEPTIIRAPAGGALPIADEETFAPILYVFTYRDLDEAIAMQNAVDQGLSSAILTSSIAAGERFLSHAGSDCGIANVNVGTSGAEIGGAFGGEKDTGGGREAGSDSWKAYMRRQTCTINYGGRLRLAQGVRFG
- a CDS encoding aminotransferase class I/II-fold pyridoxal phosphate-dependent enzyme — protein: MGRSIAFEPFDLSHDPHERAAALCPGVGHGPADGDPLVAPLVQSTTYGRSRVGTDPEHQYSRVSNPTVATLEQALGRLEHAPPAACFTTGLAAETALFLAVLRAHDHAICGRSVYGGTVRLLQQVLPELGVETTFVDTTDLDAVRTAVRPNTRLVFVETPSNPTLEITDIAGVASIARQAGALLAVDNTFLTAALQQPLDLGADVSVYSTTKFVDGHSVALGGALVSRDTDLLERIRFIRKCTGAIQTPFNAWLTINGLKTLPLRLERQSASAQRIAEWLAQHDAVERVRHPSLAEGQQRTLAETQHAGAHGGVVSFEVAGGLESARRVAERLELCTLVEHVGSVETLVTHSASMTHADVPPEQRLACGISEGLLRLSVGLEPPEAILADLSQALDAAAGTSAAPSSALTAC
- a CDS encoding peroxidase family protein, yielding MINARCALAGLACPILLLSSPGVAQTAGGDPADHTDLAPRRSSLVQRPYLTRSDDRSLLAPRIGIDAPPGGPAVFPDEFRTIDGTFNNPTRPLLGSAGTPFLRQMAPAYGDAAGDVPARLDGPSPRRVSNAAALDTGDVPNLRGVSDYLWQWGQFLDHDITETPIADPIEAFDVVVPSGDPWFDPMGTGAVRIPLDRSGYEVVEGRREQVNHITAFIDASNVYGSDAARAAELRTLDGTGMLKTSDGDLMPFNVNGFPNAPTADDPTLFLGGDVRANEQIGLIAMHTLFVREHNHWAIEIRAADPTLSGDEIYERARAIVAAEMQAITYNEFLPLLLGPDAIPPYAGYDPDVDPSITNVFAAAAYRFGHSMLSGVLLRRDRSGEPAAEGDISLAGAFFNPAEIVDHGVDSVLRGLAMQRAQEIDTMVVDEVRNFLFGPPGAGGFDLAALNLQRGRDHGLPGYNDVRVECGYPSVGQFDQINPDPAVWARLAVAYDKVDHIDPWIGMLAEPHEPGAMAGKTLRRVLADQFARLRDGDRFWYEAYLPSDMVRLVERQTLATILRRNTGLDDEIGHTPFMVRACDADLDGDGKLTLFDFLAFSTLFDAGDPRADFDADGVLTIFDFLAFQTAFDAGC
- a CDS encoding beta-ketoacyl synthase N-terminal-like domain-containing protein yields the protein MAEPIAITGIGVASALGIGADAFWTGLCEGRVPIAPPTLFDASKMHCTLAAETPGFAIRDHLPKHYRKAAKVMVRDVGLAVAAAANAVHDAALVTPASEGEAADPTYASHRLGTHVGAGLIATDPGELARAMAGSADADGNWDMAAWGQGGMDALSPLWMLKYLPNMLACHISILHQAKGPSNTLLCAEASGLLSLGESVRIIERGMADACFAGSGDSRVNPVASQRVFLAGRYADTRGDDRPVDAWMRPFDPSAAGAVPGEGAAILVLERPGTPQAARAGATPRAMILGFGSAQAVPEGWGDAGSPPIAGLGRRAGGRPDGLDEGLARAITGALDDAGVSAGSIDAVFCHAACEPAMDEAEMHGLRLALGEHAETVELAWITPCVGECMAATGALQAAAAALSVQHQRLPARVQTGSPADGLNAAAAPARDAELGRVLVCTHGLGGQCGAVVIGRA
- the rpiA gene encoding ribose 5-phosphate isomerase A — its product is MADSGQQTDPTADALAWAAVADVQSGQVVGLGSGRTARRGIQALAHRIHHEGLDIACVSTSEASTVYAHELDITISEFATIERVDYLFDGADEVDDELRMLKGAGGSVTRERLVARAAERRVYLVEEVKLVEALGERTPLAVAIMAFGLASIRAALRDLGLSGVIRRSMDGSLYLTDNGNLILDVDLKNGGHDHERLARALTCTPGVIDHGMFLHEASEVLVQREDGSIERLMRPLG